In a genomic window of Fusobacterium sp.:
- a CDS encoding GH-E family nuclease, whose product YDKDEKTADNVGNKIEEIKAGEEKDYNEYLASIKDKYKDLPSLEESKELENRIPDEYKENLALTTTIIIGGVVLIGSYYSGQKTEEYLNSEEGKRAWSKFEEDLKEEWEAKKNKGIAYAEFYQASLETFLTDKIGIKDIAIGTGKGIDDTLTFPGSKPVELPTHTGNTGKLPEEILILPPTSLDDGKEFERPMVDPLPEAKDKDDLTTADKNPPKLNNNHIYFITAEGTLEVKNTDMPKDYTLNEDGTVVGPKGGEYKQAGYTEDGKVIFVNNKEFFLFEGGEKKAVSSPGTGGIIQTGLTRPPLTKATKDKITARYTDNGDGTFTYNETDEIIQGPIDYGHIYSWENRRLIKAAESLGMDQKTFNQYVNSRDNIFQYENHDENVSHKNEKPGNSLEKDIVEDMKNFLKE is encoded by the coding sequence ATATGATAAAGATGAAAAAACAGCAGATAATGTAGGAAATAAAATAGAAGAAATAAAGGCAGGAGAAGAAAAAGACTACAATGAATATCTAGCTTCAATCAAAGATAAGTATAAGGATCTACCAAGTCTGGAAGAATCAAAAGAGTTAGAAAATAGAATTCCTGATGAATATAAAGAAAACTTGGCATTAACAACCACAATAATAATAGGTGGAGTAGTTTTAATAGGGAGTTACTATTCTGGACAAAAAACAGAGGAATATTTAAATTCAGAAGAAGGTAAAAGAGCTTGGAGTAAGTTTGAAGAAGACTTAAAAGAAGAATGGGAAGCTAAGAAAAATAAAGGAATAGCTTATGCAGAATTTTACCAAGCTTCCTTAGAAACATTTTTAACTGATAAAATAGGAATAAAAGATATTGCAATTGGAACAGGAAAAGGTATTGATGATACGCTAACATTTCCAGGTTCAAAACCTGTTGAATTACCTACTCATACAGGAAATACAGGTAAATTACCAGAAGAAATACTTATACTTCCACCAACATCGCTAGATGATGGAAAAGAATTTGAAAGACCAATGGTAGATCCACTTCCAGAAGCAAAAGATAAAGATGATTTAACTACAGCAGATAAAAATCCACCAAAGCTGAATAACAATCACATTTATTTTATAACTGCTGAAGGGACATTAGAAGTAAAAAATACTGATATGCCAAAAGATTATACATTAAATGAAGATGGAACTGTCGTAGGTCCTAAAGGAGGAGAGTATAAACAGGCAGGTTACACAGAAGATGGAAAAGTCATATTTGTAAATAATAAAGAATTTTTCTTATTTGAAGGTGGAGAGAAAAAAGCTGTATCTTCTCCAGGAACAGGAGGAATTATCCAAACTGGATTAACAAGACCTCCATTAACAAAAGCAACAAAAGATAAAATTACTGCTAGATATACTGATAATGGTGATGGAACATTTACATATAATGAAACTGATGAAATAATTCAAGGACCAATAGATTATGGACATATATATAGTTGGGAAAATAGAAGGTTAATAAAAGCAGCAGAGTCATTAGGAATGGATCAAAAAACATTTAATCAATATGTAAATAGCAGAGATAATATATTCCAATATGAAAATCATGATGAAAATGTAAGTCATAAAAATGAAAAACCTGGAAATAGTTTAGAAAAAGATATTGTAGAGGATATGAAAAATTTCTTAAAGGAGTAG
- a CDS encoding ankyrin repeat domain-containing protein: protein MTKKEKEELEKEKFEISFEAYKTLRVGDLEKVDEIFKSKKVDIFEITDSKANWLHEVLKSMPNDTPIKTVKYLIEKGVSPTAKDYYGMTPLHYAMRGKNIEAAKILLEAGADPNARDIKGSLIPFKMACCIYPFNKELVELFLQHGADIYITDNVTGEPYLDMLNKSKLEERKDVRDFLNEYEAKLKAEGKLPPKPERKVPILDIPLHDGKSEIVVKASDNWLDQYKELWKLLVPKQGKAITIQGEVIRICGRLEHEILDNGRINWDNDFELMCKELRKYLLTYGNLLSEEENKKIKNIILKIKKDTVQEKDFDKLTELCTKWILLNRVPVKLKKVPYNR, encoded by the coding sequence ATGACAAAAAAAGAGAAGGAAGAACTAGAAAAAGAAAAATTTGAAATTAGCTTTGAAGCATACAAAACGTTACGTGTTGGTGATTTAGAAAAAGTAGATGAAATATTTAAAAGTAAAAAAGTAGATATTTTTGAAATAACAGATTCTAAAGCAAACTGGCTACATGAGGTATTAAAAAGCATGCCAAATGATACTCCTATAAAAACAGTAAAGTATCTAATAGAGAAAGGAGTATCTCCAACAGCAAAAGATTATTATGGGATGACACCACTTCATTATGCAATGAGAGGAAAAAATATAGAAGCAGCCAAAATATTATTAGAAGCAGGAGCAGACCCAAATGCAAGAGATATTAAAGGAAGCTTGATTCCATTTAAAATGGCTTGCTGTATATACCCTTTCAATAAAGAATTGGTAGAGTTATTTCTTCAGCATGGGGCAGATATATATATTACGGATAATGTAACAGGTGAACCTTACTTAGATATGTTGAATAAGTCAAAACTTGAAGAAAGAAAGGATGTAAGAGATTTTTTAAATGAATATGAAGCTAAATTAAAAGCAGAAGGAAAACTGCCTCCTAAACCTGAAAGAAAAGTACCAATATTAGATATACCTCTACATGATGGAAAATCAGAAATTGTAGTAAAAGCATCAGATAACTGGTTGGACCAATATAAAGAATTATGGAAACTACTGGTTCCAAAACAAGGAAAAGCTATAACAATTCAAGGAGAGGTAATTAGAATTTGTGGTAGATTGGAACATGAGATTTTAGATAATGGAAGAATAAATTGGGATAATGATTTTGAATTGATGTGCAAAGAGTTGAGAAAATATTTACTTACATATGGAAATTTACTATCAGAAGAAGAAAATAAAAAGATAAAAAATATTATTTTGAAAATAAAAAAAGATACAGTACAAGAAAAAGATTTTGATAAATTAACAGAGCTTTGTACAAAATGGATTTTGTTAAATAGAGTACCAGTAAAGCTGAAAAAAGTTCCATATAATAGATAA